The following proteins are encoded in a genomic region of Natrarchaeobius halalkaliphilus:
- a CDS encoding complex I NDUFA9 subunit family protein has translation MKVLVAGGTGFIGTNLCAELVERGHDVTALSRTPDDDVRDGVELAVGDVTAYDSIVDTVADHDKVVNLVALSPLYQAPDNAQERVHLGGTENLVRAAEAGDVDRLVQISALGADPNSEIDHIRAKGRAERVVRESSLDWTIFRPSVVFGDGAEFLEFTTQVTTPYVTGLPGGGRTRFQPIWVGDLVTVLAGALESDDHIGAVYEVAGPQVVTLADATELAYEAEDKPVSILPVPMALAKIGLAAVGPVPFVPFGPDQARSLEIDNTVGENDVSAFGLDEDDLTTLRTYLGADSN, from the coding sequence ATGAAGGTCCTCGTCGCAGGCGGTACCGGTTTCATCGGAACGAACCTCTGTGCCGAACTGGTAGAGCGCGGACACGACGTGACGGCACTCTCGCGTACTCCCGACGATGATGTTCGGGACGGCGTCGAGCTGGCGGTAGGCGACGTCACCGCGTACGATTCGATCGTAGACACCGTCGCGGATCACGACAAGGTCGTCAACCTCGTCGCGCTCTCGCCGCTGTATCAAGCGCCCGACAACGCACAGGAACGCGTCCATCTCGGTGGCACCGAAAACCTCGTCCGTGCCGCCGAGGCGGGAGACGTCGACCGGCTCGTCCAGATCAGTGCGCTCGGAGCCGATCCGAACAGCGAGATCGATCACATCCGTGCCAAAGGTCGAGCCGAACGGGTCGTCCGGGAGTCGAGTCTCGACTGGACGATCTTCCGACCCTCGGTCGTCTTCGGGGACGGCGCGGAGTTCCTCGAGTTCACCACGCAGGTGACGACGCCGTACGTGACCGGACTGCCCGGGGGTGGCCGAACCCGGTTCCAGCCGATCTGGGTCGGTGATCTCGTCACGGTGCTCGCTGGCGCACTCGAGAGTGACGACCACATCGGAGCCGTCTACGAGGTCGCCGGTCCGCAGGTCGTGACGCTTGCCGACGCCACCGAGCTGGCGTACGAGGCCGAAGACAAACCCGTTTCGATCCTCCCGGTGCCGATGGCGCTCGCCAAGATCGGTCTCGCCGCGGTTGGCCCGGTTCCGTTCGTTCCGTTCGGCCCGGATCAGGCCCGGTCGCTCGAAATCGACAACACTGTCGGAGAGAACGACGTGTCAGCCTTCGGTCTCGACGAGGACGACCTCACGACGTTGCGAACCTATCTCGGCGCTGATTCGAACTAA
- the tmk gene encoding dTMP kinase has translation MLVTLEGLDGSGKTTVWESLQEVHPEATFTREPTDSWYGDAVYRSIEDDDADPLAELFLYTADHADHLSRLVEPALARGDHVVSDRYSDSRFAYQGATLEAWAERTTERGLEDPLEYVVDVHEPISIEPDLTIYLDLDAETAAERAGTTNKFERADYLESVRENYERLIERDPDRFVRIDATRSPEAVLERTIDVLETRGVDR, from the coding sequence ATGCTGGTCACGCTCGAGGGTCTGGACGGAAGCGGAAAGACGACGGTCTGGGAGTCACTACAAGAAGTCCATCCGGAAGCGACGTTCACCCGCGAGCCGACCGACTCGTGGTACGGCGATGCTGTCTATCGCTCGATCGAAGACGACGATGCCGATCCGCTCGCGGAGCTCTTTCTCTACACCGCAGATCACGCAGATCACCTCTCGCGACTCGTCGAACCGGCGCTGGCGCGGGGCGATCACGTCGTCTCGGATCGCTACTCCGATTCTCGCTTTGCCTATCAGGGTGCAACGCTCGAGGCCTGGGCCGAACGCACGACCGAGCGCGGACTCGAAGATCCGCTCGAGTACGTCGTCGACGTTCACGAGCCGATCTCGATCGAGCCCGATCTGACGATATACCTCGACCTGGACGCGGAGACGGCCGCGGAGCGTGCGGGGACGACGAACAAGTTCGAACGCGCCGACTACCTCGAGTCGGTCCGGGAGAACTACGAACGGCTGATCGAACGCGACCCGGACCGGTTCGTCCGAATCGACGCGACTCGATCGCCGGAGGCGGTCCTCGAGCGGACGATAGACGTGCTGGAAACGAGGGGAGTGGATCGGTGA
- the pstB gene encoding phosphate ABC transporter ATP-binding protein PstB: MTANGGPRTVSKSGTDDAEIESVTANDVPLGSPRISDPVIESRDLDVYYGDDQALHGINMGIPERKVTALIGPSGCGKSTFLRSINRMNDLIDIARVDGELRFHGKNVYDEDVDPVALRRKIGMVFQKPNPFPKSIFDNVAYGLRVQGKDDDIEDQVHSALERAALLDEVEDQLDSSGLDLSGGQQQRLCIARAIATDPEVILMDEPASALDPVATSKIEDLVEELSAQYTVVIVTHNMQQAARISDTTAVFLTGGNLVEFDDTNKIFENPESDRVEDYITGKFG, from the coding sequence ATGACTGCCAACGGCGGCCCGCGAACGGTATCGAAGTCGGGGACAGACGACGCCGAGATCGAATCGGTAACGGCGAACGACGTCCCGCTGGGATCGCCGCGCATCTCGGACCCCGTCATCGAGTCCCGTGATCTCGACGTCTACTACGGCGACGATCAGGCCCTTCACGGTATCAACATGGGGATTCCCGAACGAAAGGTCACGGCGCTCATCGGTCCGTCGGGCTGTGGGAAATCGACGTTTCTGCGATCGATCAATCGGATGAACGATCTCATCGATATCGCCCGAGTCGACGGCGAGCTTCGGTTCCACGGGAAAAACGTCTACGACGAGGACGTCGACCCCGTTGCGCTCCGACGGAAGATCGGGATGGTCTTCCAGAAACCCAACCCCTTTCCGAAGAGCATCTTCGACAACGTCGCCTACGGGCTCCGCGTTCAGGGAAAAGACGACGACATCGAAGACCAGGTCCACAGCGCCCTCGAGCGCGCCGCGTTGCTCGACGAGGTCGAAGATCAACTCGACTCGAGCGGACTCGACCTCTCCGGCGGCCAACAACAGCGGCTCTGTATCGCCCGTGCGATCGCGACCGATCCCGAGGTCATCCTGATGGACGAACCCGCCTCGGCGCTGGATCCGGTCGCGACCTCGAAAATCGAGGACCTGGTCGAAGAGCTATCGGCGCAGTATACGGTCGTGATCGTCACACACAACATGCAACAGGCGGCCCGGATCTCCGATACGACGGCCGTGTTTCTCACCGGTGGCAACCTCGTCGAGTTCGACGACACCAACAAAATTTTCGAGAATCCGGAAAGCGACCGCGTCGAGGACTACATCACCGGAAAGTTCGGGTGA
- a CDS encoding helix-turn-helix domain-containing protein — protein MLEDRFDRVELIRYTEVERPVQTPANVSARLESTLTDRQFLALRKAYFADYFEWPRAVSGEDLAESMGIARSTFHQHLRGAQQKLLEELFDGGLGAGATVNSNG, from the coding sequence ATGCTCGAAGATCGATTCGATCGCGTCGAACTGATACGGTACACCGAGGTCGAACGGCCGGTACAAACGCCTGCGAACGTTTCGGCGCGCCTCGAGTCGACGCTAACCGATCGACAGTTTCTGGCGCTTCGAAAGGCCTACTTTGCCGACTACTTCGAGTGGCCGCGCGCCGTCTCCGGCGAAGACCTCGCAGAATCGATGGGAATCGCTCGCTCGACGTTTCACCAGCACCTTCGTGGGGCACAGCAGAAGTTGCTTGAAGAGCTCTTCGACGGGGGTTTGGGGGCGGGAGCGACCGTGAATAGTAACGGTTAG
- a CDS encoding phytoene/squalene synthase family protein, producing the protein MQQEHIDAGKAIQKRTGKTFYLATRFLPERVRHATHVLYAFFRIADEVVDDAGGVPPEDQRAELETLRAQALGETEPENPVLKAFQNLRGRYDIADEEITEFIDAMATDITTSRYETYADLESYMRGSAAAVGVMMTAIMEPETEETALPHAIKLGEAFQLTNFLRDVREDVLERDRIYIPQETLRKHGISSEEIEALECSDGFKAAMSEELKRTEKLYREGVAGIRYLPTDCQLPVLLAAVLYAEHHALIRSQGYDVLASEPSLSTWRKLLCLAKTRWHWHWNRDPEAVFQRVSAVPVSDAEALDSRFGGRIPTR; encoded by the coding sequence ATGCAACAGGAACACATCGACGCAGGGAAGGCGATACAGAAGCGTACCGGAAAGACGTTCTACCTGGCAACCCGGTTTCTCCCCGAGCGGGTCCGGCACGCGACACACGTCCTCTATGCGTTCTTTCGAATCGCAGATGAGGTCGTCGACGACGCAGGCGGCGTCCCCCCCGAAGACCAGCGAGCGGAGCTAGAAACGCTACGAGCGCAGGCACTCGGTGAGACGGAGCCCGAAAATCCTGTTCTGAAAGCGTTTCAGAACCTTCGCGGGCGCTACGACATCGCAGACGAGGAGATAACGGAGTTCATCGACGCGATGGCGACGGACATTACCACGAGTCGGTATGAGACATACGCCGACCTCGAGTCCTACATGCGCGGTTCGGCCGCGGCCGTAGGCGTGATGATGACCGCGATCATGGAGCCGGAGACGGAAGAAACCGCCCTTCCGCACGCGATCAAGCTCGGAGAGGCGTTCCAGCTGACGAACTTCCTGCGGGACGTTCGCGAGGACGTGCTCGAGCGCGACCGGATCTACATCCCACAGGAGACCCTCCGAAAACACGGCATTTCGAGCGAGGAGATCGAGGCGCTCGAGTGTTCCGACGGCTTCAAAGCAGCCATGAGCGAGGAGCTAAAACGAACAGAGAAACTGTACAGAGAGGGCGTCGCCGGTATACGCTATCTCCCCACAGACTGTCAACTGCCGGTCTTGCTCGCCGCCGTTCTCTACGCCGAACACCACGCACTCATTCGATCACAGGGGTACGACGTACTCGCGAGCGAACCGTCGCTGTCGACCTGGCGGAAACTCCTGTGTCTCGCGAAGACGCGCTGGCACTGGCACTGGAACCGCGATCCCGAAGCCGTCTTCCAGCGGGTTTCGGCCGTTCCCGTCTCGGACGCCGAAGCGCTCGATTCGAGGTTCGGTGGTCGAATACCGACACGGTGA
- the cruF gene encoding bisanhydrobacterioruberin hydratase, translating into MGNPENTESATEAGSANERGSWTRGSVQHRLEGLIRENRFTIAVVFPFVGAVTLVASAEGLLPAPLAYNPLFILFGTLVMRSPLVVGLLPRIGGWALACLGVLTVYTYAIEIVGVRTDWPYGAFEYTIQLGPMLLDAVPLALPLFFIPLVINAYLLTLLILGDRSDAAHYRIPAAIAAVVAIDLVLDPAAVAIGFWAFVPPGVYYGVPVSNYVGWVLSGTVAVVLVDLAFDRRALLERVRDCEFVLDDLVSFVLLWGTINLLYSNWLAAGVAGLFCLGLFGTDRYDLEMVRTSFPGRR; encoded by the coding sequence GTGGGTAATCCCGAAAACACCGAATCCGCGACGGAAGCAGGCTCTGCGAACGAACGGGGAAGCTGGACGAGAGGAAGCGTACAGCACCGACTCGAGGGCCTGATTCGAGAGAACCGGTTTACGATCGCCGTCGTCTTCCCGTTCGTCGGCGCGGTGACACTGGTTGCGAGCGCCGAAGGGCTGTTACCGGCCCCGCTCGCGTACAATCCGCTGTTTATTCTTTTCGGAACGCTCGTGATGCGGTCGCCGCTCGTCGTTGGACTGCTCCCGCGAATCGGGGGATGGGCGCTGGCCTGTCTCGGCGTTCTCACCGTCTACACCTACGCGATCGAGATCGTCGGCGTTCGAACGGACTGGCCCTACGGTGCGTTCGAATACACGATTCAGCTCGGACCGATGCTGTTAGACGCGGTGCCGCTGGCGTTGCCGCTGTTTTTTATTCCGCTCGTCATCAACGCGTACCTGCTCACGCTGTTGATCCTGGGCGACCGAAGCGACGCCGCTCACTACCGGATCCCGGCCGCGATCGCCGCCGTCGTCGCGATCGATCTCGTGCTCGATCCGGCCGCCGTCGCAATTGGCTTCTGGGCGTTCGTTCCGCCGGGCGTCTACTACGGCGTCCCGGTGTCGAACTACGTCGGCTGGGTCCTCTCTGGGACGGTGGCCGTCGTACTCGTCGATCTCGCGTTCGATCGTCGAGCCCTGCTCGAGCGCGTTCGCGACTGCGAGTTCGTTCTCGACGATCTGGTGAGCTTCGTGTTGCTCTGGGGGACGATCAACCTGCTCTATAGCAACTGGCTCGCCGCCGGCGTCGCAGGACTGTTCTGTCTCGGCTTGTTCGGAACCGACCGTTACGACCTCGAGATGGTCCGAACGTCGTTCCCCGGTCGTCGCTGA
- a CDS encoding prenyltransferase, with product MSADSTTASGESGNGGGDGNNGGIGRFRGELSYLLTLSRPRFWLYLAGPVLVGVAYAAETTGQLFSPVTVALFAYFLVPANVFLYGINDVYDREIDAENPKKSEREARYGGQRYVPVVVALCAVVPLSFLVVLPTAAWPWLVAFLVLGAAYSAPPARFKTTPGLDSVSNGLYVTPGIVAYAAVSGVQPPVLAILGGWLWAMGMHTFSAVPDIEPDREAGIRTTATVLDENRTYAYCGACWLASAAAFAAVDYRLGLVMLAYPALTAVVAGSSVAVDRAYWWFPAINTVVGAVLTIGGLLVIVRG from the coding sequence ATGAGTGCGGATTCGACGACCGCGAGCGGCGAGAGCGGGAACGGGGGCGGTGACGGAAACAACGGCGGTATCGGGAGGTTTCGCGGTGAGCTTTCGTACCTGTTGACGCTGTCGCGGCCGCGATTCTGGCTCTATCTCGCCGGACCGGTTCTCGTCGGCGTCGCCTACGCGGCCGAGACGACCGGCCAGCTGTTTTCGCCCGTCACCGTTGCTCTGTTCGCGTATTTTCTGGTTCCGGCGAACGTCTTCCTCTACGGTATCAACGACGTGTACGACCGCGAGATCGATGCGGAGAATCCGAAGAAATCGGAGCGCGAGGCTCGCTATGGCGGCCAGCGTTACGTTCCCGTCGTCGTTGCACTCTGTGCAGTCGTTCCCCTCTCGTTTCTCGTAGTTCTTCCGACGGCGGCTTGGCCGTGGCTGGTGGCCTTTCTCGTCCTCGGTGCGGCCTACAGCGCGCCGCCGGCTCGGTTCAAGACGACGCCCGGTCTCGATTCGGTTTCGAACGGGCTGTACGTCACGCCCGGCATCGTGGCCTACGCCGCCGTCTCGGGCGTTCAGCCACCGGTGCTCGCAATCCTCGGCGGTTGGCTGTGGGCAATGGGAATGCACACGTTCTCGGCGGTTCCGGACATCGAACCGGATCGAGAGGCCGGCATTCGTACGACCGCGACCGTCCTCGATGAGAATCGAACGTACGCCTACTGCGGTGCGTGCTGGCTCGCCAGCGCGGCCGCCTTCGCCGCCGTAGACTACCGGCTCGGTCTCGTCATGCTCGCCTACCCCGCACTCACCGCGGTCGTCGCCGGCTCGAGCGTGGCCGTCGACCGTGCGTACTGGTGGTTTCCGGCGATCAACACGGTCGTCGGCGCGGTGTTGACGATCGGCGGACTCCTGGTGATCGTCCGTGGGTAA
- a CDS encoding phytoene desaturase family protein — translation MQSLSGASVVVIGGGIGGLSTACYLADSGATVRVVEKNEQLGGRASRLERDGFRFDMGPSWYLMPDVFERFFADFDRTPTDYYELTQLDPHYRIFFKGAENAPPADAPSGATHEEPSHSTGDRIDITPDLERTKALFEEYESGAGDALERYLEKSRENYEVGMKHFVYEDRSRVRDFLDLDVARQARGLSLLGSMQGHVEEYFDHPRLQQIMQYTLVFLGGSPSNTPALYNLMSHVDFNLGVWYPEGGIGRVIDAIEELGRELGVQYETGHPVTAIKGREGAFILETATGPLRPDLVVSNADYAHTERDLLTPDNRSYDEGYWESRTYAPSAFLLYLGVEGDVDELAHHTLVLPPEWENHFDRIFEDPQWPDDPAYYLCVPSKTDADVAPPDHSALFVLVPIAPGLEDTPEIREEYRDRILTDIAAHTGTELRDRIVFEERFCVDDFAERYNSFRGTALGLAHTLRQTALFRPPHRSSEVDGLYFVGGDTTPGIGMPMCLISGQLTADAVVTDHGTPEAT, via the coding sequence ATGCAATCGCTTTCCGGAGCGTCCGTCGTCGTGATCGGCGGCGGAATCGGTGGGCTCTCTACCGCGTGTTATCTGGCTGATTCGGGAGCCACCGTACGCGTCGTCGAAAAAAACGAGCAACTCGGCGGTCGGGCGAGCCGGCTCGAGCGGGACGGATTCCGGTTCGATATGGGGCCCTCCTGGTATCTGATGCCCGACGTCTTCGAGCGGTTTTTCGCGGACTTCGATCGGACGCCGACGGACTATTACGAACTCACACAGCTCGATCCGCACTACCGAATCTTTTTCAAGGGAGCTGAAAACGCACCTCCTGCGGACGCCCCGAGCGGCGCGACACACGAAGAGCCGAGCCATTCGACCGGCGACCGGATCGACATCACGCCCGACCTCGAGCGAACGAAAGCGCTCTTCGAGGAGTACGAATCGGGTGCGGGCGACGCGCTCGAGCGCTACCTCGAGAAGTCGCGAGAGAACTACGAGGTCGGGATGAAACACTTCGTCTACGAGGATCGCTCACGCGTACGGGACTTTCTCGATCTCGACGTGGCGCGACAGGCACGCGGCCTGTCGCTGCTCGGCTCGATGCAAGGTCACGTCGAGGAGTACTTCGACCATCCCAGGCTCCAGCAGATTATGCAGTACACGCTCGTGTTTCTCGGCGGCTCTCCGAGTAACACACCGGCCCTCTATAATCTGATGAGCCACGTCGATTTCAACCTCGGCGTCTGGTATCCCGAGGGTGGGATCGGTCGCGTGATCGACGCGATCGAAGAACTCGGCCGGGAACTCGGTGTCCAGTACGAGACCGGACACCCGGTGACGGCGATCAAAGGTCGCGAAGGCGCGTTCATCCTCGAGACGGCGACGGGACCGCTTCGACCGGATCTGGTCGTCAGTAACGCGGACTATGCACACACCGAGCGGGACCTGCTCACACCGGATAATCGGAGCTACGACGAGGGCTACTGGGAGTCACGGACCTACGCTCCGTCGGCGTTTTTGCTCTATCTCGGCGTCGAGGGCGACGTCGACGAACTGGCACATCACACGCTCGTACTCCCGCCAGAGTGGGAGAATCACTTCGATCGGATCTTCGAGGACCCCCAGTGGCCGGACGATCCCGCCTACTACCTCTGTGTCCCCTCGAAAACCGACGCGGACGTCGCCCCACCCGATCACAGCGCGCTCTTCGTCCTCGTTCCGATCGCGCCCGGACTCGAGGACACGCCGGAGATTCGCGAGGAGTACCGTGATCGGATCCTCACGGATATCGCGGCTCACACCGGCACGGAGCTTCGCGACCGGATCGTCTTCGAGGAGCGATTCTGTGTCGACGATTTTGCCGAGCGGTACAACAGCTTTCGGGGAACGGCCCTCGGACTGGCGCACACGCTCCGTCAGACGGCGCTGTTCCGGCCGCCCCACCGCTCGAGCGAGGTCGATGGCCTCTACTTCGTCGGCGGGGACACGACACCCGGAATCGGGATGCCGATGTGTCTCATCAGCGGCCAGTTGACCGCCGATGCGGTGGTCACAGATCACGGAACTCCGGAGGCAACGTGA
- a CDS encoding glycosyltransferase, producing MRVAFVSFETIYHRDTETNQRIHSLLELLRDRGHDVHHFCAAFWDGEIDVFERDEITYHGVCHSLEASSSFLLRLPVAIARTSPDVVHVGARPPGQAVAASWGATIARAPTLLEWYGDGGVSNTWWSRRAANSVDRIITPSDLVTTWVRELGVDPGKIDVVANPIDLERIRAVDPAENVDVIYARRLDEDANLESLFLGLAELRGRDWQATVIGDGPERETYERLATDLRIDDRVTFAGDAPLDERIAAYRGAHVFAQTAEHCVFPTEMLWALASGCIGLVEYHAESSAHELVEGWDRGFRTTSEEELADAILEASDLEHREYDERFEEYDIDDVCDRYLTTYRALQKSSGLL from the coding sequence ATGCGCGTCGCGTTCGTCTCGTTCGAGACGATCTATCACCGAGACACCGAGACGAACCAGCGTATTCACTCGCTACTCGAGTTGCTCCGTGATCGGGGACACGACGTTCACCACTTCTGTGCGGCGTTCTGGGACGGCGAGATAGACGTTTTCGAACGCGACGAGATCACCTACCACGGCGTCTGTCACAGTCTCGAGGCAAGTTCCTCGTTCCTGCTCCGGCTTCCGGTTGCAATCGCAAGGACGTCGCCGGACGTGGTTCACGTCGGTGCTCGTCCGCCGGGCCAGGCGGTCGCGGCGAGCTGGGGTGCGACGATCGCTCGCGCGCCGACGTTGCTCGAGTGGTACGGCGACGGCGGCGTGTCGAACACCTGGTGGAGCCGCCGCGCGGCCAACTCCGTCGACCGAATCATCACGCCGTCGGACCTGGTGACGACCTGGGTTCGAGAGCTGGGTGTCGATCCCGGTAAGATCGACGTCGTGGCGAACCCGATCGATCTCGAGCGGATCAGGGCGGTCGATCCCGCCGAAAACGTCGACGTGATCTACGCCCGCAGACTAGACGAGGACGCGAACCTCGAGAGCCTGTTTCTCGGCCTCGCGGAACTGCGCGGCCGGGACTGGCAGGCGACCGTCATCGGTGACGGACCCGAACGCGAGACCTACGAACGACTCGCGACCGATCTTCGGATCGACGACCGGGTCACGTTCGCCGGGGATGCCCCGCTCGACGAGCGGATCGCGGCCTACCGGGGTGCACACGTCTTCGCACAGACCGCCGAGCACTGCGTGTTTCCGACGGAGATGCTGTGGGCGCTGGCATCGGGCTGTATCGGCCTCGTCGAGTACCACGCAGAATCGAGCGCACACGAACTCGTGGAAGGATGGGACCGTGGGTTCCGAACCACGAGCGAAGAAGAACTCGCCGACGCTATTCTCGAGGCCAGTGATCTCGAGCACCGCGAGTACGACGAGCGGTTCGAAGAGTACGATATCGACGACGTCTGCGACCGCTATCTCACCACCTACCGTGCGTTACAGAAGTCGTCGGGACTGTTGTGA
- a CDS encoding HIT family protein, protein MDDCTFCRIAAGTEPASVLFEDERTIAFLDTQPAVTGHSLVVPREHEVELLTAESSTTEAVFRTVRTVASALETAFKPDGFSVFHSTDNLVGTVEHAHVHLVPRYETDDVSLSRHGFDDEEAATVTGSKRLENGRRVSDTAGYTVPEEQVVSYGLL, encoded by the coding sequence ATGGACGACTGTACGTTCTGCCGGATCGCGGCCGGAACCGAGCCCGCATCCGTACTCTTCGAGGACGAACGGACGATCGCATTCCTCGATACACAGCCGGCCGTCACGGGACACAGCCTCGTCGTTCCTCGTGAGCACGAAGTCGAGTTGCTGACGGCGGAGTCATCGACGACGGAAGCGGTGTTTCGAACGGTTCGAACGGTCGCGAGCGCCCTCGAAACGGCGTTCAAGCCCGACGGATTCAGCGTCTTTCACAGCACCGACAATCTGGTCGGGACCGTCGAACACGCACACGTTCATCTGGTCCCTCGGTATGAGACGGACGACGTCTCGCTGTCGCGACACGGGTTCGACGACGAAGAGGCGGCGACCGTCACGGGTTCGAAACGCCTTGAAAACGGACGCCGTGTGAGCGACACGGCCGGGTATACGGTTCCTGAAGAGCAGGTCGTTTCATACGGATTACTGTGA
- the trpB gene encoding tryptophan synthase subunit beta, whose amino-acid sequence MPDGEFDGYGGRYVPDPLQDPLEQLASAYDDVAGTDAFQDEFRDRLESFAGRPTPLYYAENLSNRYGAEIYLKREDLLHGGAHKINNCLGQALLAKRAGRGRIIAETGAGQHGTATAMVGALLGLETEIYMGKKDVERQEMNVFRMRLMGARVNEVTRGGEGLADAVDAALEDFAQNVDDTHYLVGSVVGPDPFPRMVRDFQSVIGTEAREQILDRTGELPDAAVACVGGGSNAIGLFHAFRDDDVAFYGAEGGGEGSDSKRHAAPLVNGTDEVIHGMKTRVIDDDVEVHSVSAGLDYPGVGPEHAMFRAVGRCEYHGVTDEEALAALRELSETEGIIPALESSHAIARAIQLAETGEHETILVNLSGRGDKDMETAATKFDL is encoded by the coding sequence ATGCCCGACGGAGAATTCGACGGCTACGGTGGGAGATACGTTCCTGACCCCCTTCAGGACCCACTCGAGCAGCTCGCGAGCGCCTACGACGACGTCGCCGGAACCGACGCGTTCCAAGACGAGTTTCGCGACCGTCTGGAATCGTTCGCCGGCCGACCAACACCGCTGTACTACGCCGAGAACCTGAGCAATCGGTACGGTGCCGAGATCTATCTCAAGCGCGAGGACCTCCTCCACGGCGGCGCACACAAGATCAACAACTGTCTCGGACAGGCGCTGCTCGCAAAACGCGCCGGTCGAGGGCGGATAATCGCCGAAACCGGTGCGGGCCAACACGGCACTGCAACCGCGATGGTCGGTGCCCTGCTCGGCCTCGAGACGGAGATCTACATGGGAAAAAAGGACGTCGAGCGCCAGGAGATGAACGTCTTCAGAATGCGACTCATGGGGGCCCGGGTCAACGAAGTGACCCGCGGTGGCGAAGGGCTTGCCGACGCCGTCGACGCCGCGCTCGAGGATTTCGCTCAGAACGTCGACGACACCCACTATCTCGTCGGGAGCGTCGTCGGCCCGGACCCGTTCCCGCGAATGGTTCGGGACTTCCAGAGCGTCATCGGGACGGAGGCCCGCGAGCAGATTCTCGATCGAACGGGCGAGCTACCCGACGCCGCCGTCGCCTGCGTCGGTGGCGGATCGAACGCGATCGGTCTGTTCCACGCGTTCCGTGACGACGACGTGGCGTTCTACGGAGCCGAAGGTGGCGGCGAGGGTTCCGACTCGAAACGCCACGCCGCGCCGCTCGTGAATGGAACCGACGAGGTCATCCACGGAATGAAAACGCGCGTCATCGACGACGACGTCGAGGTCCATTCGGTGTCGGCCGGCCTCGATTATCCGGGTGTCGGTCCCGAACACGCCATGTTCCGGGCCGTCGGCCGCTGTGAATACCACGGCGTGACCGACGAAGAGGCCCTCGCCGCGCTCCGTGAACTCTCCGAGACCGAAGGAATCATCCCGGCTCTCGAGTCCAGTCACGCCATCGCTCGAGCGATTCAACTGGCCGAAACAGGTGAACACGAGACGATCCTCGTGAACCTCTCCGGGCGGGGCGACAAGGACATGGAGACCGCCGCGACGAAGTTCGATCTCTGA
- a CDS encoding HalOD1 output domain-containing protein: MTHPQLCLEIAEEIASQEGVTPEALSPPLYEVVDTEALQSLFDPNDPDRCPVSVEFTYEGYTVRIDGANDVTVTPCRSDSVDRDGDGGLPADARSLCRSG; the protein is encoded by the coding sequence ATGACTCATCCGCAACTGTGTCTCGAAATCGCCGAGGAAATCGCTTCGCAGGAGGGAGTGACTCCCGAAGCGCTCTCCCCTCCGCTGTACGAGGTCGTCGATACGGAGGCCCTCCAATCTCTCTTCGATCCGAACGATCCCGACCGGTGTCCGGTTTCGGTCGAGTTCACGTACGAGGGATACACGGTACGTATCGACGGAGCCAACGACGTCACGGTCACGCCCTGTCGGTCCGACAGCGTAGATCGAGACGGCGACGGTGGACTGCCCGCCGACGCACGGTCGTTGTGTCGCTCTGGCTGA